One Beggiatoa leptomitoformis DNA segment encodes these proteins:
- the tkt gene encoding transketolase, giving the protein MPTRRELANAIRILSMDAVQKANSGHPGAPMGMADIAEVLWNDYLQHNPLNPQWSNRDRFVLSNGHGSMLLYSLLHLSGYDLPLDEIKRFRQLHSKTPGHPEYGYTVGVETTTGPLGQGITNAIGMAIAEKTLAAQFNRDGFPIVDHYTYTFLGDGCMMEGISHEACSLAGTLGLGKLIAFYDDNGISIDGEVEGWFTDDTPKRFEAYHWHVIRHVDGHDATAIKQAVEQARAVTDKPSLICCKTIIGYGSPNKQGKEECHGAPLGDKEIALAREQLGWTAPAFEIPAEIYASWDAKAKGTTTEKAWQALFQAYQQAHPELAQEFTRRMAKQLPSQWANKSAEFVATVNQKAETIASRKASQNSIGAYAPLLPELIGGSADLAASNLTLWSGSQGIKEHHDGNYIYYGVREFAMAAIANGISLHGGFIPYCSTFLMFSEYARNALRMAALMKARNIFVFTHDSIGLGEDGPTHQCVEQTATLRMIPRMSVWRPCDAVESAIAWKLAIEREHAPSCLIFSRQNLPHQARTAEQLQAVERGAYTLLDCTGTPEAIIIATGSEIGIAMDAGKQLQAKGKAVRVVSMPSTDTFDQQSPEYRESVLPASVSKRVAVEAGVTAGWFKYVGLAGKVIGLDTFGESAPGGELMKYFGFTTENVMQTVESLL; this is encoded by the coding sequence ATGCCTACACGTAGAGAGCTAGCCAACGCCATTCGCATTTTAAGTATGGATGCCGTACAAAAAGCCAATTCAGGACATCCCGGTGCGCCCATGGGCATGGCAGATATTGCCGAAGTCTTGTGGAATGACTATCTGCAACATAATCCACTGAATCCACAATGGTCTAACCGTGACCGCTTTGTTTTATCTAACGGTCATGGCTCTATGCTGTTGTATTCTCTACTGCATTTATCAGGCTATGATTTACCCCTTGATGAAATTAAACGCTTTCGTCAATTACACTCAAAAACCCCGGGACACCCTGAATATGGCTATACCGTAGGTGTAGAAACCACCACAGGCCCGTTAGGACAAGGGATTACTAACGCAATCGGTATGGCAATTGCCGAAAAAACCTTAGCCGCACAATTTAATCGTGATGGATTCCCCATTGTTGACCACTACACCTATACCTTTTTAGGCGATGGTTGCATGATGGAAGGCATTTCACATGAAGCCTGCTCTCTTGCAGGCACATTAGGACTTGGCAAACTCATTGCTTTTTATGATGATAATGGCATTTCTATTGATGGCGAAGTTGAAGGCTGGTTCACTGACGACACCCCCAAACGCTTTGAAGCCTATCACTGGCATGTTATCCGCCACGTTGATGGACACGACGCAACAGCCATAAAACAAGCCGTCGAACAAGCCCGCGCAGTCACTGATAAACCCAGCTTAATTTGCTGTAAAACCATCATCGGCTACGGCTCACCCAATAAACAAGGGAAAGAAGAATGTCACGGCGCGCCCTTAGGCGACAAAGAAATTGCCTTAGCCCGTGAACAATTAGGCTGGACAGCTCCTGCGTTTGAAATACCCGCCGAAATCTATGCCAGTTGGGACGCAAAAGCAAAAGGCACAACAACTGAAAAAGCATGGCAAGCCTTATTCCAAGCCTATCAACAAGCCCATCCTGAATTAGCCCAAGAATTTACACGGCGTATGGCAAAACAACTGCCCAGCCAATGGGCAAACAAATCTGCCGAATTTGTTGCAACCGTTAATCAAAAAGCCGAAACGATTGCATCACGTAAAGCCTCACAAAATTCAATTGGGGCTTACGCTCCCCTTTTACCCGAATTAATCGGCGGTTCTGCTGACCTCGCGGCTTCTAACTTAACCTTATGGTCTGGTAGTCAAGGCATTAAAGAACACCACGACGGCAATTATATTTATTACGGCGTGCGTGAATTTGCCATGGCAGCAATTGCCAACGGTATCAGCCTACACGGTGGCTTTATCCCCTACTGCTCCACCTTTTTAATGTTTTCTGAATATGCCCGTAACGCTTTGCGCATGGCAGCATTGATGAAAGCGCGTAATATTTTCGTCTTTACTCATGATTCCATTGGCTTAGGCGAAGATGGCCCAACGCATCAATGCGTAGAACAAACCGCAACCCTGCGTATGATTCCACGCATGTCCGTGTGGCGACCCTGCGATGCAGTAGAATCGGCGATAGCATGGAAATTAGCCATTGAGCGCGAACACGCACCCAGTTGTTTAATTTTTTCACGGCAAAATTTACCGCATCAAGCCCGCACCGCTGAACAATTACAAGCGGTTGAACGGGGTGCTTATACACTATTAGACTGCACAGGCACGCCCGAAGCCATCATTATCGCCACAGGTTCAGAAATCGGCATTGCGATGGATGCAGGCAAACAATTGCAAGCGAAAGGAAAAGCGGTGCGTGTGGTTTCTATGCCATCAACCGATACTTTTGACCAACAAAGCCCTGAATATCGTGAATCTGTTTTACCTGCAAGCGTAAGCAAACGGGTAGCGGTTGAAGCGGGTGTAACCGCAGGTTGGTTTAAATACGTTGGTTTAGCTGGCAAAGTGATTGGCTTAGACACTTTCGGCGAATCCGCGCCTGGTGGTGAGTTAATGAAATATTTTGGCTTTACCACTGAGAATGTGATGCAAACAGTGGAATCGCTTTTATAA
- the pyrE gene encoding orotate phosphoribosyltransferase, with the protein MQSYQREFLDFAIQREVLRFGNFTLKSGRQSPYFFNAGLFNTGSAMARLGRYYAATIQQSGLEFDMLFGPAYKGIPLVVATSIALADHYQRDLPFAFNRKEAKDHGEGGTIVGAPLQGRVLLIDDVISAGTAIRESMQIIQTAGAQLAGVVISLNRQERGQTALSAIQEVEQRYNTQVLSIVTLSDLLEYLQEQSNNIETVTAIAAYRAMYGVM; encoded by the coding sequence ATACAAAGCTACCAACGAGAATTTTTAGACTTTGCAATACAGCGTGAAGTGTTACGTTTTGGCAATTTTACGCTGAAATCAGGACGACAAAGCCCCTATTTTTTTAATGCGGGGTTATTTAATACGGGCAGTGCCATGGCACGATTAGGGCGTTATTATGCGGCAACCATCCAACAATCGGGTTTAGAATTCGATATGCTCTTTGGACCTGCCTATAAAGGGATTCCATTGGTTGTCGCTACCAGTATTGCCCTTGCTGACCATTATCAACGTGATTTACCTTTTGCCTTTAATCGGAAAGAAGCGAAAGACCATGGAGAGGGTGGAACAATTGTTGGCGCACCGTTGCAGGGGCGTGTGTTATTAATTGATGATGTCATCAGTGCAGGCACCGCGATTCGGGAATCAATGCAAATTATTCAAACGGCAGGCGCGCAATTAGCGGGGGTAGTGATTTCACTAAACCGTCAAGAGCGAGGACAAACCGCATTGTCAGCGATTCAAGAAGTAGAGCAACGTTATAATACGCAAGTTTTAAGTATTGTAACGTTAAGCGATTTGCTCGAATATTTACAAGAACAATCTAATAATATAGAAACAGTTACCGCAATTGCAGCCTATCGAGCAATGTATGGTGTGATGTAG
- a CDS encoding PAS domain-containing hybrid sensor histidine kinase/response regulator produces the protein MLSRRILNIPALTAHLLEKQRIGYALLDTQFIIQACNLVFANFINKEESLLVDHSLLSLLPNLETERHKMLEVANHQRTEWHIKRFVGTHIQGYLDITITSGQPFGADLLLTLTNTFPGSLRSPLQFDHAAQPLLAKYQQTEKALRKSEKRFREIVEISPAGIVLTSEDGNFIKVNQAFCTMLNYTEAELLGKNGVEFTYKDDVEKQLMIHQQPLTDKPRYFEKRYITKDGEIIWGSIVTKAVKDEQGKMQYRLGIIIDITARKQMEESLRQRSEELEALNIALESAVHLKDEFLANMSHELRTPLNSILGLAESLQEGIFGSLNEKQLHYLQVILNSGQHLLSLINDVLDISKIETGLFELQRNTIVVENICQISLQIIRQQAHKKQLHISFYRDPQVRFVYADERRLKQMLINLLTNAVKFTPEGGKIGLEVLGDEQQQTITFAVWDTGIGVKKAQLNRLFKPFIQLDASLNRQYEGTGLGLAMVARLAALHDGNVAVESEEGKGSRFSFSLHWDSTTTNLISPPAVTSALPSHSKTLPSSEVNQLTTILLADDNSNNVLVMAEYLSSHGYQVIIARNGIEALEKAEKYHPSLILMDIQMPDMDGITAIRCLRQQNDFVNTPIIATTALAMSGDKERCLVAGATLYLSKPMTLKNLHEAIKQLLDFNHQL, from the coding sequence ATGCTTTCTCGTCGTATATTGAATATTCCCGCGCTGACTGCTCATCTTTTAGAAAAGCAACGCATAGGATATGCATTGTTGGACACACAATTTATTATTCAAGCCTGCAACCTTGTGTTTGCTAATTTTATCAACAAGGAAGAGTCATTATTAGTTGACCATTCGTTATTGTCATTATTGCCTAATTTGGAAACAGAACGCCACAAAATGCTTGAAGTTGCAAATCATCAACGGACGGAATGGCACATAAAACGGTTTGTTGGAACACACATACAGGGATATTTGGACATCACCATTACGTCAGGACAACCATTTGGTGCAGACTTATTACTCACATTAACCAATACCTTCCCAGGTTCTCTGCGCTCTCCTTTACAATTTGACCATGCGGCACAGCCTTTATTGGCTAAATATCAGCAAACCGAAAAAGCCTTAAGAAAAAGTGAAAAACGATTTCGAGAAATTGTTGAAATTTCCCCTGCGGGTATTGTACTGACCAGTGAAGATGGTAATTTTATTAAAGTTAATCAAGCATTTTGCACAATGTTAAACTACACTGAAGCCGAATTATTGGGCAAAAATGGGGTAGAGTTCACATACAAGGATGATGTTGAAAAACAATTAATGATTCATCAACAACCCTTAACCGATAAACCACGTTATTTTGAGAAACGCTATATTACTAAAGATGGAGAAATTATATGGGGAAGTATTGTAACAAAAGCAGTTAAAGACGAACAAGGAAAAATGCAATATAGATTAGGCATTATTATTGATATTACCGCCCGTAAACAAATGGAAGAATCTTTACGTCAACGCTCAGAAGAACTGGAAGCATTAAATATTGCTTTAGAATCAGCCGTTCATTTAAAAGATGAGTTTTTAGCAAATATGAGCCATGAGTTACGTACTCCATTGAATTCTATATTGGGTTTAGCTGAGTCATTACAAGAAGGTATTTTTGGATCGTTAAATGAAAAACAATTACATTATCTACAAGTAATTTTAAATAGTGGGCAACATTTATTAAGTTTAATCAATGATGTTTTAGATATTTCTAAGATTGAAACGGGTTTATTTGAATTACAACGTAATACGATTGTAGTAGAAAATATTTGCCAAATTAGTTTACAAATTATTCGACAACAAGCACATAAAAAACAATTGCATATTTCTTTTTACCGTGACCCGCAAGTCCGCTTTGTCTATGCGGATGAACGCCGTTTAAAACAAATGCTAATTAATTTATTAACTAACGCGGTTAAATTTACCCCCGAGGGGGGGAAAATTGGCTTAGAAGTATTGGGCGACGAACAACAACAAACCATCACCTTTGCCGTTTGGGATACGGGTATTGGTGTAAAAAAAGCACAGTTGAACCGCTTATTTAAACCATTTATTCAATTAGATGCGTCATTAAATCGTCAATATGAAGGAACGGGACTGGGTTTAGCAATGGTTGCGCGGTTAGCCGCCTTGCATGATGGTAACGTAGCAGTTGAAAGTGAAGAGGGAAAAGGCAGTCGTTTTAGTTTTTCCTTACATTGGGACAGCACAACTACCAATTTAATCTCACCGCCTGCCGTAACATCCGCATTACCAAGCCATTCCAAAACATTACCCTCATCAGAGGTTAATCAACTGACAACCATTTTATTAGCGGATGATAATTCAAATAATGTGTTAGTCATGGCTGAATATTTAAGTAGCCATGGTTATCAAGTTATCATTGCCAGAAATGGTATTGAAGCACTTGAAAAAGCAGAAAAGTATCACCCTAGCCTAATTTTAATGGATATTCAAATGCCTGATATGGATGGTATTACTGCCATTCGTTGTCTGCGTCAACAAAATGATTTTGTCAATACACCCATTATTGCAACAACGGCATTGGCCATGTCTGGTGATAAAGAACGCTGTTTAGTTGCAGGTGCAACCCTTTATTTAAGTAAACCAATGACCTTAAAAAACTTACATGAAGCCATCAAGCAACTGTTAGATTTCAATCATCAATTATGA
- the ubiA gene encoding 4-hydroxybenzoate octaprenyltransferase, producing the protein MNRLREYTILMRLHRPIGIYLLLWATLWAVWIAGQGQPDGLIVLIFITGVVLMRSAGCVINDFADRHIDLHVQRTRDRPLTAGRISSREALLLFITLCLIAFLLVLFLNTKTILLSVGAVFFASLYPFTKRYTYLPQVFLGIAFGWGIPMAFTAQLNELPYSAWLLFLANLSWTVAYDTLYAMADKADDLKIGVKSSAILFGRWDKIIVAGLQLLTLCLLSLTGYLCERGLFFFLGLTVAMGLFIYQHYLIKDRDPSRCLQAFLHNHWVGLVIFFGIVADYW; encoded by the coding sequence ATGAATCGTTTACGTGAATACACTATTCTCATGCGCTTACACCGCCCTATTGGTATTTATTTACTACTTTGGGCAACGTTATGGGCTGTGTGGATAGCAGGACAAGGGCAACCTGATGGCTTAATTGTTCTTATTTTTATCACTGGTGTTGTGTTAATGCGTTCAGCAGGTTGCGTGATTAATGACTTTGCAGATAGGCATATAGACTTACATGTACAACGCACGCGTGACCGTCCACTGACAGCAGGACGAATCAGTAGTCGAGAGGCACTTTTATTATTCATAACGCTTTGCCTAATCGCTTTTTTATTAGTTTTATTTTTAAACACTAAGACAATTTTACTCTCTGTTGGTGCAGTTTTTTTTGCAAGCTTATATCCTTTTACAAAACGCTACACTTATTTGCCCCAAGTTTTCTTAGGCATTGCATTTGGTTGGGGCATTCCTATGGCATTTACTGCCCAACTCAATGAATTGCCTTATAGTGCGTGGTTATTATTTTTAGCCAATTTAAGTTGGACAGTGGCTTACGACACGCTGTATGCGATGGCAGATAAAGCCGATGATTTAAAAATAGGCGTGAAATCCAGTGCCATATTATTTGGACGTTGGGATAAAATAATCGTTGCAGGTTTACAGTTACTGACTTTGTGCTTGTTATCTTTGACAGGTTATTTATGTGAACGCGGGTTATTTTTTTTCTTGGGGCTGACAGTCGCGATGGGCTTATTTATCTATCAGCACTATTTAATCAAAGACCGCGACCCCTCGCGCTGTTTACAGGCTTTTCTTCATAATCACTGGGTTGGATTGGTTATTTTTTTTGGCATTGTTGCGGACTATTGGTAA
- a CDS encoding S1 family peptidase produces MHRLFFWLIAFCFSLPVHAQLRIIGGSTVTQPEFPWAVLISLAKDSRPFYCEGTLIAPEWILTAAHCTYDENTKIIYRASELMVSIAENNLTVTAITQTPRKISSIILHPQHNFDDYIPYADMALLKLETPITTITPVRLADTYTSLDEAGVMATVLGWGQPTQHSSPNYSEILKKADVPIVSLNICNEPRSYNGTLDDTLLCAGYAQGGADACLGDSGGGLVVNTATGWQQIALVSFGQGCGLANYYGVYTRTTTYLSFIQSHICTQSVIAPTIHVTYADGIATAYWDAVENVDGYYLYFAPYSNPMNDQTLNHIASIALGQQRYFITALQPNDAYYVAVSAYRGNCTSVFSNIETTHNF; encoded by the coding sequence ATGCATCGTCTATTTTTCTGGCTTATCGCCTTCTGCTTTTCCCTCCCTGTTCACGCACAACTCCGCATTATTGGCGGTTCAACGGTGACACAACCCGAGTTTCCTTGGGCAGTATTGATTAGTTTAGCGAAAGATAGCCGTCCTTTTTATTGTGAAGGGACATTAATAGCCCCTGAATGGATATTGACGGCGGCACATTGTACGTATGACGAAAACACAAAAATTATCTATCGTGCTAGTGAGCTAATGGTTTCTATTGCAGAAAATAATCTCACCGTTACCGCAATTACTCAAACACCCAGAAAAATCAGCTCCATTATTCTGCATCCACAACATAATTTTGATGATTACATCCCTTATGCAGATATGGCCTTACTCAAGCTAGAAACACCGATAACAACAATTACTCCTGTTCGTTTAGCAGACACCTATACCTCATTAGATGAAGCAGGGGTAATGGCAACCGTCTTAGGTTGGGGACAACCAACCCAACATAGTTCGCCTAACTATTCAGAAATATTAAAAAAAGCAGATGTTCCGATTGTAAGCCTTAATATTTGCAATGAACCCCGTTCTTATAATGGTACGCTTGATGATACGCTTCTTTGTGCGGGCTATGCTCAGGGAGGGGCAGATGCTTGTCTAGGGGACAGTGGCGGGGGATTGGTCGTGAATACCGCAACAGGTTGGCAACAAATCGCGCTAGTGAGTTTTGGGCAAGGGTGTGGATTAGCAAATTATTATGGGGTTTATACCCGCACAACAACCTATTTAAGTTTTATTCAAAGTCATATTTGCACTCAATCAGTTATCGCACCAACGATACATGTGACTTATGCAGATGGAATTGCTACCGCTTACTGGGATGCCGTTGAAAATGTTGATGGTTATTATCTTTATTTTGCGCCTTATTCCAACCCAATGAACGACCAAACTTTAAACCACATTGCAAGCATAGCGTTGGGTCAACAACGTTATTTTATAACTGCTTTACAGCCGAATGATGCTTATTATGTTGCAGTCAGTGCTTATCGTGGTAATTGCACGAGTGTTTTTTCTAATATAGAAACAACGCATAATTTTTGA
- a CDS encoding cation:proton antiporter: MKRLYSYLLVFVLAVCASLLISGHNVSFSDVSAIAVNTVQAADVAETHGNSDSSGHQDPFVPILVLIGVIIIASTLGRWAAGKFNQPSVLGELIIGVLIGNIGYWVGADFFTLLMHLNSVNEITSLVWNSGGTVSEAIHKVFSTDALKEGQIGAQFTEILTKTSNATHMLSMLSAIWIFSNLGVVLLLFMVGLESTVEDMLKVGVRASLVAVLGVIAPSFLGFIIGELILTDTPTTVHLFIGATLAATSVGITARVFKDLKMMHIPEAKIILGAAVIDDVLGLVVLAIVIGIVATGEIHLGEVAWIVIMSTLFLGISLIYGERLFHWIIVKTSHFEQDEDATKLLYPLTLAFFMAWLANLIGLAAIVGAFAAGLLIKEEFFQHKNQFSEKTIHALIYPLEKLFAPIFFVLMGMQVDLSTFLKFDTLLLATGLTIAAIVGKLVSGLVAGKVDKLSIGIGMIPRGEVGLIFASIGKGMGIMNDSVFSAVVIMIIVTTLITPIGLKWSLARHQQPAQ, from the coding sequence ATGAAGAGATTGTATTCGTATCTGCTTGTTTTCGTATTGGCTGTTTGCGCTAGTCTATTAATTAGTGGTCATAACGTGTCGTTTTCTGATGTTTCTGCAATCGCGGTCAATACCGTACAAGCAGCGGATGTCGCGGAAACACATGGAAATAGTGACAGTTCGGGACACCAAGACCCTTTTGTACCCATTTTAGTCCTGATTGGCGTTATTATTATCGCGTCCACGTTGGGACGTTGGGCGGCGGGTAAATTTAATCAACCCTCTGTCCTTGGTGAATTAATTATTGGTGTCTTAATTGGCAATATTGGATATTGGGTAGGGGCAGATTTCTTCACTCTACTCATGCACTTAAATAGTGTTAATGAAATTACATCGCTTGTTTGGAATTCAGGTGGCACTGTTAGTGAAGCCATTCATAAAGTCTTTTCAACTGATGCCTTAAAAGAAGGACAAATCGGCGCGCAATTTACTGAAATACTAACAAAAACAAGCAACGCAACCCACATGCTTAGTATGCTCAGTGCTATTTGGATTTTTTCTAACTTAGGCGTGGTTTTATTGCTTTTTATGGTGGGTTTAGAATCTACCGTAGAAGACATGCTAAAAGTGGGGGTTCGCGCGTCTCTTGTGGCAGTATTAGGCGTTATTGCACCTTCTTTCTTGGGATTTATTATTGGCGAATTAATTCTGACAGACACACCGACAACGGTTCATTTATTTATTGGCGCAACATTAGCGGCAACCAGTGTTGGGATTACAGCACGGGTTTTTAAAGACCTGAAAATGATGCATATTCCCGAAGCAAAAATTATTCTTGGTGCAGCCGTTATTGACGACGTATTAGGCTTAGTCGTCTTAGCGATTGTTATCGGTATTGTTGCAACAGGTGAAATACATCTGGGTGAAGTTGCGTGGATTGTCATCATGTCCACCTTATTTTTAGGGATTTCGCTAATTTATGGGGAACGCTTATTCCACTGGATTATTGTTAAAACCAGTCATTTTGAACAAGATGAAGATGCAACTAAACTGCTTTACCCCTTAACCCTTGCGTTCTTCATGGCTTGGTTAGCTAATTTAATCGGCTTAGCTGCGATTGTTGGCGCGTTCGCTGCGGGTTTGCTGATTAAAGAAGAGTTTTTCCAACACAAAAACCAATTCTCAGAAAAAACCATTCACGCGCTTATTTATCCTTTAGAAAAACTATTTGCGCCTATTTTCTTTGTTTTAATGGGGATGCAAGTAGATTTAAGCACATTCCTTAAATTTGACACACTGCTGTTAGCAACAGGGCTTACCATTGCGGCAATTGTCGGTAAATTAGTGTCAGGTTTGGTCGCGGGAAAAGTGGATAAATTATCTATCGGAATTGGTATGATACCGCGTGGTGAAGTAGGGTTAATTTTCGCAAGTATTGGTAAAGGGATGGGAATTATGAATGATTCAGTTTTCTCAGCCGTTGTTATTATGATTATTGTGACTACATTAATCACCCCTATCGGTCTGAAATGGTCACTTGCGCGCCATCAACAGCCCGCACAATAA